One Holophagales bacterium genomic window, TCAGGAAAGGGGACGCGGGCGGAAGTCGAATGCGGAGGGCGGAACGGCGAGCCCCGAGGCGCGGAGCTGCTGCGCGCGTGTCACCGCAGCGGCCCCCTCCATCAGGTTGCGGGCGACCTGGACGGCGGTCCGGCTCTCGGGCTTCTCCAGGAAGCTGCCGCGGACCCACGAGTTGAACGCGCCCATCGCCGGTCCGCACCAGATCTGGTAGTCGGTGCTGCGGTCCGGGCTCGCCTGCGATCGCCCAGCGGCTCGAGAGGCCGAGGTACGAGCGGAAGACGAGCGCCATGAGGTGGCGTGGGTCGGCCTCGGCCCTCGCCACCTCGCGCGGGTCGCGGGCCGCCCAGAAGGCGCGCGTCGAAGTCCATGCTTCGCTGAACGTCGCCTTGAGGAGCTGCGTCTCGACCTTTTCCCTCTCGGCGGCAGGGATGCTCTCGAGCGACGGCCAGGAGCGGTAGAGCTCGTAGAGCTTCTTCGCACGGACGGCGAACATCGTTCCCCGGCGCAGGACCTGCACCGTGACGCCCAGCTCGAACATGTCGGCCGCGGGCGCCATGATCACGTCGGCGATGCCCGCTTCCGCCAGGAGCGCCCGGCCGCTCTCGTGGAGGCCGCTCTCGACGCAGGCCTGGTTCACCGTGCCGGTCACGACGTAGGAGGCGCCGAGGGCGAACGCCGCCGCCACAGACGAAGGCGTTCCGAGGCCGCCGCCCGCGCCCACGCGCACCGCCTGCCGGTATCCGCGCTCGGCGGCGACCCGGTCGCGGAGTCGCAGGAGCGCCGGGAGGAGTGCGGTCAGCGGCCGGTTGTCGGTGTGACCGCCGGAGTCGGCTTCCGCGGTGAGGTCTTCCGCCAGCGGGAGGCCCCCGGCAAGCCTCGCCTCCTCCGCCGTCAGCTGGCCTCTCTCCACCAGGACTCGCAGGATCTCGGCAGGGGGGGGCTCCAGGAAGCGCATCGCCACTTCCTCGCGCGAGATCTTCGCGAAGAGGTGGTTCTTCCTCCGGGTTCGCCCGGAGGGATCCGTCGTCAGGCCCGTGGCCGCGTACCGGACGACGGCCGGCGTCAGCGCCATGTAGGCCGAGGCCTCCACCCGCGTGACGCCCTTCCTCAGGTAGAGGTCGGCCACGGCCTCCTCGAGCGCGGGCTCGTTCGGGCTGTGGATCAGGTTCGCGCCCCAGGGAAAGCCGCTGGCGCCCAGCTCCTTCTCCAGCTCGGCCAGTGCCCCCTCGACGCGGCCCGGCGAAAGCCCAGCCGCCCCGAAGAAACCGAGGAATCCGGCGCGCGCCACCTCGGAGACGAGGCGGACCGAGGCGATGCCGTTGGCCATCGAGCCCGTGACGTAGGGGAACCGGGCTCCGTGCGTCTCGGAAAACGTCCGGTCCCCGAGCCACTCCGGGTAGAGGGGCGGCAGGGATGCCAGGTGCGGGAAGGTACCGGCGGTCAGGCCACGGCCCTCCGCGGAGAGCAGCTCACCCCCGAGGCCGAGACCGATCCGTCCCTCGTCCTCGCGGACGACGTGGGCCGTGGACCGGATCTCCTCGAGCGCGCTCCCGATCTCGGCCGGCGTGAAGGCCGGGAGGCGTCCGTCCGGTCGCCAGCGCGCCGGAGAGGCGGGAAGGGTCACGGCCCGGTGGTCCCTGGAAAGTGGCACTGAGTGGCGTTTTGCACTGAGGCGCAGTTATATCCTTCCCCCTGTGAAAACGCCAAGGCCCCTGCGTGAAAAGAAAAAGGAGGCCACCCGGCGCGCACTACTGGAAATCGGGAACCGGCTCTTCCACAAGAAGGGGTTCGAGGCCACCACGATCGACGAGATCTGCGAGGCGGCCGGGGTCAGCCGGCGGACGTTCTTCCGCTACTTCCTGAACAAGGAAGCCCTGGTCTTCCCGCACCGGAAGGAACGGCTGGACCGCTTCGTGGAGTTTCTCGTGAGCGCGCCGCCGGACGAGCGGCCCGTGGCGACCCTGCGCCGCACGGCGAATGCCTTCGCTCGCGAATACATGGCGAACCGTGCCCAGCTCGTGGCCCAGCAGAAGCTGATCCAGACGTCTCCCGCCCTCCTCGCCCGCGAGCGCGAGATCGACAGGGACTGGGAGTCCGCGATGTCCCGCGCGTTCCGGGAACGCGCCGGCCCCGGCCACGCCTCGGAGCTGCGGGCCCGCGTCTTCGCGGGCGCGGCGATCGGCGTCATCCGCGCGACCATGCGGCACTGGTTCAATACCGACGGCAAGGAAGACCTCGCGCGCCTCGGCGAAGAGGCCCTCGCCTGCCTCGACCGCGGCTTCTCGCTCGAGTGACCCGCCCCGGCGCGGTCAGGCCTTGCCCGGTTTCGCCGATGCCTTCGGGCCCGCCTTCACCTTTCGGGTTGTCCGCTTCTCCGCGGGCGCGCACATCGCCTCGACCGACTTCGGCGCGGCGGAGGTGAGGATGCGGTGGCCTTCCGCGGTCACGAGGACGTCGTCCTCGATCCGCACGCCGATCCCGAGGAACGAGGCCGGCACCTTCTTCTCGTCGGGCCGGATGTAGAGCCCCGGCTCCACCGTCAGGACCATCCCCGGCTCCAGCAGCCGCCACTCCCCCTTCGCGTCGTGGTAGCGGCCCCGGTCGTGGACGTCCATCCCGAGCCAGTGCGACGTCCGGTGCATGTAGAAACGGGTGTAGTCCCCTTTCTCGACCGCCTTCTTTCGCTTCCCCGAGAGGAGCCCCAGCTCGAAGAGACCGTCGATGAGGACCTCGACCGCCGCGTCGTGGACGTCCTGGAAGCGCCCGCCCGGCCTCACCTTCGCGATGGCCGCGTGCTGGGCCGCGAGGACGACGCGGTAGACCGCCTCCTGCTCCGGACGGAAGTGCCCCGAGGCGGGGAACGTCCGGGTGATGTCCGACGCGTAGCCTTCGTACTCGCACCCCGCATCGACGAGGACGAGGTCGCCGTCCTCGATCTTCCGGTCGTTCTCGACGTAGTGGAGGGTCGTGGCGTTCGGGCCCGAGGCGACGATCGTCTCGTACGACGGCCCCGACGCCCCTTCCGTCCGGAAGCGCCTCGCGATGGCCGCCTCCACCTCGTACTCCATCCGCCCCGGCCGCGCCATCTCGCGCGCCTCGTCGTGCGCCACGGCCGCGATCGCCGCGGCCCGCTCCATGAGGGCGACCTCTTCCGGTTCCTTGCGCAGGCGCAGCTCGTGGATCACGTCCGTCACGTCGTTCACGGCGACCGGCCCGCGCTGCGGGATGCGCGCCTCGCGCCGGAACCGGCCGAGGATCGAGGCGACGAGGAGGTCGCGTTTCTCGTCGATCCCGAAGGCGTAGTGGAGACTCGACGAGCCTCGGATCAGCTCGGGAAGCCTCTTCTCCAGCTCCCCCACCTCCCAGGCCTCGTCGGCACCGTGGACCTTCACCGCCCCCTTCGTTCCCGCGCGCCTCCCCTCCCAGGTCTCCCTCTCGCGGTCCCTGGGCCTCACGAAGAGGAAGTACGCCCGCGCCCCCGCGTCGAGGACCGCGACCGTCTCCGGCTCGCCGAACCCCGTCAGGTAGAAGAGGTCGGGATCGGGCCGGTAGCGGTAGGCCGTGTCCCACCCGAGGTGCTGCTCGGGCGTGGCGAAGAGGATCGCCACCCCCTCCTTCACGCGGTCGAAGAACCGCTCGCGGCGGCGGGCGAAGAGGTCGGTCGCTGCGTTCGACATGGCGAAAGTCTACCTGCGCGGCGCGTGAGACGATTCCCCCGATGGACAACACTCGCATCGTGCGCCGGCTCGCGGCCCTCTACCCCGCCGAAACCGCCTCGCGCCTCAAGCGCTCGGTGATCGAGGGACAGGTGACGGTGAACGGTGCCGTCGTCGACGACCCGGGTGCGCTCGTGACGGAGAAGGACACCGTCGTGTTCGACCCGAACCGCAAAGTCAGGCGGAAGGTCGACACGTCCCTCACGATCCTCTACCAGGACGACGACGCGGTGGCGGTGGTCAAGCCCGCGGGGCTCCTGACGCACCCGACCGAGGCCAAGGAGAAGGACTCGCTCCTCTCCCGCGTCTCTTCGTGGGCGGCGAAGGCGGGCAAGGGACGGGCTTACGTCGGCGTCGTCCACCGGCTCGACAAGGAGACGTCCGGAGCCCTCGTCTTCGCTCGGAGCCGGAAGGCGATGGTGAGCCTTCAGGCTCAGCTTCGCGCGCACACGGTGGACCGCCGGTACGTGGCGGTCGTGGAGGGGAACCTCGCCGGGGACCAGGGGACGTTCGATTGGCCGATCCTCGAGGAGGGCGAACGGCGCAAGCGCGTGGCCCGGGACGGCGAGACGGGGATCAAGGCAGTCACCGACTGGAAGGTCCTGGAGAGGTTCGGGATCGCGACCCTCGTCGAGGCGAGGCTCAGGACGGGGCGGACGCACCAGATCCGGATCCATTTCTCGCACGCCGGACACCCGCTCGTCGGCGATCAGGTCTACCGCGACCCGAAGAAGCCGGGCTTCCCGATTCCGTTCAAACGGCAGGCCCTCCACGCCGGGCACCTGGGGTGGGAGAAACCCGACGGCGGAAAGGTGTCGGTCTCCACGCCGCCCGCGAGGGACTTCGAGGAGCTCCTCTCCGAGCTCCGGAAGCGCAAAGCAAAAGCCGGGCGATCCGGAAAGCCCGGAGCGCCCGGCCCTTCGAAGAAACGCTGAAAAGCTACTCGAGGACGACGAGGACGACCCGGCGGTTGGCGGCGCGGGCCTTGTTGCCCTTGCCCGTGTCGGCCGGGAGCGTGTCGCCGTAGGAGATGGTCGTCATCCGCTGGATCGCGAGCTTGTGCGTGCGCGCGAGGTAGCGGCGGACGGATTCGGCGCGCTTCTCGCCGAGGGCATCGTTGATCTCGTCGGTCCCGGTCGAGTCGGTGTGCCCCTGGATCTCCATCCAGACGGGGCGGGCCAGCTCCTTGACCTTCACCGCGAACTCGTCGAGGGCAACCTTGGCGTCGTCGTTCAGCTCGGCCGAGCCGCTGCGGAACTTGACGCGGTCCTCGGTGAAGGTCTGCTCGAAGACGACCTTCCCCTTGGCGAGGATCCCGGCTTCCTGGGCGCGCTTGAGGGCTTCCTGCGCGGACTGGGAGAGCTTGGCGATCTCCTGGCCCTGGGCGTCGACCTTCGCCTCGGTCGCCTTCTGCTTCGTCTGCAGGTCCTCGACCTGGGTCTCGACCGTCTCGATCTTCTGATCGGTCTTGGCCGTGGCCGCGGCGATCTTCTCGTCGACCGTCTTCGTGGTGGCGCACCCGAACGCGCCCGTCACGAGGACGGCAACGCCCACGAGGGCAGCCCGGTTCAGCTTCGTCATTCCATTCCTCCTCAGCGTCCGATGGACGGCCTCACCGTTCGCTCATTTGGTTCCGGAACTGCGCGGCCCGAGCGCGGGAGGGTCGGAACCACGGTATCCGGCCCTCACGCGGACGGGGCGGGCCGGTCCGGCCACCCTCAAGGTGAGGCGTCGATATCTTACCGGACCGAGGCCCGTCGGGGAGAAACCAATCAGATATTGAGACCGCAAGTCTTTTTGAATGTCGAGGATACGGGCGGGGAGCTGGGCCGGGTCGTCGACCACGGCCATTCGCCCCCCGGTGATCCGGGCGATGTGGCTGAGCACATCGATGTCGAGCATCCACTCCACGGTCATGCCAGGGAGCGGCTGCATGAGGGCCCCGGGGGAACGGAGACCGAGAGGAAAGACCGGAACCTCGACCCCCTCCATCATCTTCGCCAGCTCGGGCTCCGTGATCCGGGAGTCGTTGTCGATGCCGTCGGAGAGAAGAACGATGGCCCTCGAGCCGTTCTTGCCCTGGAGACTCTTCTCCGGCATCCGGGCGAGGGCGTCGCGGAACGCGGTCTTTCCCCACGGCTTCACCTGCCGCGCCGCGGCGACGATCCTCCCGGCGTCTTCCGTGAACCCGACGATCTCCTTCACCTCTCCCTCGGCGAAGACGAAGAGGGCGAAGTCGTCGCCGGGGACCCGGGTCGCCGCGAGGGTCTCGAGCGCGGCCCACGCCCCTTCCATCTTCCCGCCGAGACCCATCGAGCCCGACCCGTCGAGAAGGACGGCGTAGGAGACCGGGGCGTCCCCGCTCCCCTGGAAGAGGTCGTACGCCACCGGAACGCCGTCGGCGAGGAGCGTGACGTCCTTTTCCCTGAGATCCCCGATGGGGCGTCCCTTCCGGTCCGTGACGACGAACGGGACGAGGACGTAGCCCACGGAAACGTCGGCGGCGGCCCGCTGGGGCGTCGCCACAGCCCGCGGGCGGACGGCCGGCGCGGCGGGTGAGCGGGGACGGGCTGCCGGCGTCACGGTGCGGGCGGCGGGCACCGGGGACGGCGCCGGGGGGCGCGCGGGGGTGCCCGAAACCGCGGACGCCATCGCCGTGGGCGAGGAGGCCGGCGCCGGCGGTCCGGCCGGTAACGCGACGACCGCACCAGGTGGCAGGGGCGTCGGGGACTTCGCAACCACCGGTAACGGCCGGGCGATCGCGGGAGAGGGGCTGGGCCGCGGAGCCGGCGTTTGGGTGGGAGTCGGCCGGCCGAACCCGCCGCCGAGGCGGAGGGACTCCTCCCCCGTCGCAGCCATCGTTGCCACGAGAAGGAGCATGGTGACGGTCGGGACCGGTCCTCTCACCGGAGGATTGTCGCAGGAGGGCGGCCCCGCCCTCCGCGGACGGGGCAGGACCGCGCCGGACGAACGGCTTAGAGCAGCTCGGCCTGGGAAAAGAAGAACGTCACCTCGCGGGCGGCGTCGGCGAGATTGGCCGAGCCGTGCGAGGCGTTGCGCTCGATCGACTGGCCGAACTCCTTGCGGATCGTCCCTTCGTCGGCGTTGGCCGGGTTCGTGGCGCCCATGACGGCGCGCCAGTGGGCAACGGCGTTCTCCCGCTCGAGGACGGCGACGAAGACCGGACCCGACGTCATGTAGGCGACGAGGGAGCCGAAGAAGCCCTTGCCCGCGTGCTCGGCGTAAAACCCCTCGGCCTCGCCCTTCGTGATCCGGTGGAACTTCATCGCCACGACGCGGAAGCCCTCGGCCTCCATCCGGGCGAGGATCTTTCCCGCGTTCTTCGCTTCGACGGCGTCGGGCTTGATGATCGCGAAGGTCTTTTCCAAGATGGTCTCCTGTTGTCCGTTCAGCCCTTGATGGCCTTCAGCAGCGTCTCGCCGATGAGGGCCGGGGAGTCGGCGACGAGGACGCCCGCGGCGCGGAGGGCGGCGACCTTCTCGGTCGCGGTCCCCTTGCCGCCGGAGATGATCGCGCCGGCGTGACCCATGCGGCGGCCCGGAGGGGCCGTGCGGCCGGCGATGAAGGAGGCGACGGGCTTCTTCAGGTTCGCCTGGATCCAGGCGGCCGCCTCTTCCTCGGCGCTCCCGCCGATCTCGCCGATCATGATGATCGCCTCGGTCTCCGGGTCGTCCTTGAACATCTCGAGGCAGTCGATGAAGTTCGTGCCGTTGACCGGGTCGCCACCGATGCCGATGCAGGTCGACTGGCCGAGCCCGAGCGCGGTCGTCTGGCCGACCGCCTCGTAGGTGAGGGTCCCGGAGCGGGAGACGATGCCGACCTTGCCGGGGCGGTGGATCCGCGCCGGCATGATGCCGAGCTTCACCTTCGCCGACGGGCGGATGACGCCCGGGCAGTTCGGCCCGACGAGGCGGACGTTCGGGCGATCCGCGAGAAACGCCTTGACCCGGATCATGTCGTTGACCGGGATCCCCTCCGTGATCGCGATGACGAGGGCGACGCCCGCGTCGGCGGCTTCCATGATCCCGTCGGCCGCGGCCGGCGGCGGGACGAAGAGGAGCGACGCGTTGGCTCCCGTCTTCTCGACCGCCTCGTGGACGGTGTTGAAGACCGGGATCCCCTCGACGTCGGTGCCTCCCTTGCCGGGGGTGACGCCCGCGACGACCTGGGTCCCGTAGTCACGCCCGGCGAGGGCGTGGAACTTCCCCTCGCGACCCGTCAGGCCCTGGACGAGGACCTTCGTGTCGGTGCTGAGCCAGCTGGCCATCTCAGTTTCCCCCCTTCGCGACCGCGGCGATGATCTTCTCCGCGGCGTCCTTCATCCCGTCGGCCGGGATGACGGCGAGGCCGGAGTCGCGCAGGATCGCCTTCCCCTCCTCGACGTTCGTCCCCTCGAGGCGGACGACGACGGGGATGGTGCAGCCGATCTCCTTCACCGCCTTCACGACGCCGCTGGCGATGATGTCGCACCGCATGATGCCGCCGAAGATGTTGATGAGGACCCCCTTGACGTTCGGGTCCGAGAGGATGATCCGCATCGCGTTGCGGACCTGCTCCTCGTTGGCGCCGCCGCCGACGTCGAGGAAGTTCGCGGGGCTCCCGCCGGCGTACTGGATGATGTCCATCGTCGACATCGCCAGGCCCGCGCCGTTCACCATGCAGCCGACGTTGCCGTCGAGCTTGATGTAGTTGAGGTTGAACTTCGACGCCTCGACCTCGAGCGGGTCCTCCTCGTCGAGGTCCCGGTACTCCTTGATGTCGAGGTGCCGGAAGAGGGCGTTGTCGTCGAAGTTCATCTTGGCGTCGAGCGCCACGACGTCGCCCGAGCCGGTGATCATCAGCGGGTTGATCTCGGCGAGCGAGCAGTCGGTCTCGACGTAGGCCTTCGCGAGGGCGAGAAGGAAGGGGACCGCCTTCTTGTGCGTCTCCCCCGTCAGGCCGAGCGCGTAGGCGACCTTGCGCGCCTGGAACGGCTGGAGGCCGGCGATCGCGTCGAACGGCTCCTTCAGGATCGCCGTCGGGTCCTTGTGGGCGACCTCCTCGATCTCCATGCCGCCGAACTTCGACGCCATGAGGACCGGCTTGCCGATGGCCCGGTCGAGAGTGATGCCGAGGTAGAGCTCCTGCGCGATGTCGGCCGCCGCCTCGACGAGCACCTTCTTGACCTTGCGCCCCTCGGGGCCGGTCTGGTGGGTGACGAGCTGCATGCCGATGATCGCCTTGGCGGCCTCGAAGGCTTCGTCTGGGCTCTTCGCGAGCTTGACGCCGCCCCCCTTGCCACGCCCGCCGGCGTGGATCTGGGCCTTCACGACGGCCTTGCCGCCCAGGTCCTTCGCGATCTGGCGGGCCTCCTCCGGACTGTCGGTGACGCGGCCCGTCGGGGTCGGGACACCGTAGCGACGGAGGATCTCCTTCGCCTGGTACTCGTGAACTTTCATCTCGGAGTCCCCTCTTCGGATCTCGTTTCGCCCGGACGGGCGGGGCGGATTCTAGTCCGGGGCCGGACACAGGGGCCATTCCGGTCACCGGCGACCCTCCGGGCAGCCTGGTCAGCGGGCCGCGGCGAGGAAACGGCGGACATCGGCGCGGATCCGGAGGGCCTCGGCCCGGGAGCCCGCGGCTTCGGCGGCACGTACCGCCCGGTCGGCGGCGAGGGCGAGGTGACCGCGGGCCGTGACGTCCCGCGCGCGGCGCGCCCAGAGCGCGGCGAAAGGCGGGGGCCGCGACGTTCCACGCTTCATGACCCTTCCCGGTACGCAACAAGAGCTCGGCCTCGAGAAGGGAAAGAAGCTCCTCGTTGCCGGAAGCCCTCTCCTTCTCGGCAAGCACCGCCGGAAGGAGAGCCCCGGCATCGGCCCCGCCGGCGAGGCGGCCCTCGAGGAGCCAGGTGCGCCGGAGCGAGGTCGCCGGCTCGCTCCCCGACGGGAGCGGTGCGGGCCTGCCCGCCCGCCAGAGGACGAACGCCTTCATCTCCTCCTTCCAGCTCCAGGCCACCTGGGTGGCGTCGATGAGGGCGAGCGCCTCGTCAAAGCGTCGGCGCTCGCAGAGCGCGAGCAGGGCGTCCTCGCACCCCGCGACGACGATCCACGGCTCCTCCCGATCTCCCCGTCCGAGAACGGCGCCGCGGTACCACGGGATCGCGCGCGAAAGCTCTCCGGAAAGGTGGAGGGCGCGTGCGGCGTCGAACTCGACGGAGGTCCGCGCCACGGCGTCGCGGCCGACCGCCCGGTAGAGCCGTTCTCCTTCGTACGCACGGCCGGCGGCAATCTCGAGGCGGGCCTCCGTCCGCCGAGCCCACTCGAGAAGAGAGGGATCGCCCGCCGGGGCGATCGTCCTGACGGCTTCTGCCGCCGCGGCCGCGGCTCCCGGGGAATCGCCCGCGCCGTGGAGCCACGCGGCGCGGCGGAGGAGCAGCCACGCCGACGTGCGGCGCTTCTGGCGATCCGCAGTCCCGAGAGGGGAACGGCGCTTCGCCGGGAATCCGTCGAATCCGAGCTCGAACGGCTCGGCCGAGAGGCCCGAGAAGCGGAGGACCCGAGCCTGGGAATCCACCTCCATGCGCTTGGCGGCACCGGAGCGCCAGGCGGGGCCGAGCGCATACCAGGCGAGGGAGTCGAGGCGGTCCTCGAAGACGCTCAGGTCCGGAGAAGTCGCCGGCCACGATCGGGCGCCTTCCACGGTCCTCTCCGGACTACCGAGAACGGCCGGGCGAACGGCGGCGACCGCTGCGTACTGCCCGAGCCTGTTGGCCGCCGATGCGAAGAGCAGCTCGTTCTTCCCGTCCCCGTCGAGGTCGACGGACCCAAGGAAGACCTGGTGCCCGCTGGCCATCAGGACTGGCCGCGAGACGGCCGTTTCGGGATCGACGAGGAGGACCGCCGACGGGAAGGACTGGGGGTCGACGAGGGAGAGGATCAGCTCGTCGCCGTCGCGGCCGTCCGCGTCGACGGCCTCGAGGGCTCCGAACCCCAACCGGCTCGGCAGGTCCCAGAGGCTCGACCCGTCGGGAGGCGCGACGAGGATTTCCTTGCGGACCGCCCCCGAGGCGGGTTCGAGGAGCACGATCCTCAGCCCGCCCCTGCCCCCGTCGGGTTGATCGGCCACGACCCCGGCGACGCCGCTCTTCCCGCCGGGCCTCCGGAAGCGGAGGATGGCCGTTTCGTTTGGGATGTCGGTCCGGTCCCAGAGAGCACGCCCTCGCGCGTCGAGAGCGACGACGCCGCGGCCGTCTGCCCGCGGGGCGAACCCTGCGGGCTCGGGTGACAGACGCAGCAGAGGTCTCGCGAGGAAAGCGGCGGCGAGCACCGCGACGCCGAGGGTGGCCGCCGCCGCGAGACCCCACTGCCGGCCGCGGCGTGCGATCGTCCCCGTCGCCCGGCGCGAACGCAGGTCGGCGAGCGCCGCCTCGGCCGACGCATACCTCTCGCCCGGCTCCTTCCTGAGGAGCCGGGCCACGAATGCGTCCAGCCAGGGCGGCGTGTCGGACCTCACGGAGCGCAGAGGAGGCGCCGGTTCCCGGACGTGCGCGAGCGCCGTCCCTACGGCCGAGTCGCGGCGGAACGGCACGCCACCGGTCAGCATCTCCCAGAGCGTGATCCCGAACGAGTAGAGGTCGCTGCGGCCGTCGAGGTCCTTCCCGAGCGCCTGCTCCGGCGAGAGGTACTCGACCGTCCCTACGATGGTGTCGGTCGCGGTGGCCCGGGTCTCGTCCGCCTCGAAGTGGCGCGCGAGGCCGAAGTCGGCGAGCTTGACGGAGCCATCGGCCGCAAGCAGTACGTTTCCCGGCTTCACGTCGCGGTGGACGATCCCGAGGCCGTGCAGGACCGCGAGACCTTCGAGAATCTCTCCCGCCATCCGGAGCGTCTCCTCGAACGGAAGCGCGCCTTCAGCGAGCCTCTCCCTGAGCGACCCGCCCGCGACGTCCTCCATCGAGAGGAAGACCGACTCGCCCGAGGCGTCGATGTCGAAGACGCGGACGAGGCGGGGGCTCGCCGCCTGCCGCGCGATCGCCACCTCCCGCCGCAGCCGCGCGAGCGCCGCGGGGCTCGTCCGGTCGGCGCGGAGGACCTTGAGAGCGACGACCTGCTTCAGGTCGCGGTCGAAGGCGGAGTAGACGACCGCCGAGCCGCCTGTCCCACGGACCGAGCGGATCTCGAAGCGGGAGCCGACGGCCGTTCCCGCGGCGAAGAGGCGGATTCCGCCCGTCTCGTCCCGGGAACTCACGCGCGGACTCTGGTCCATCGTCCGGGTCCGGTCGTCCACCGCTCCTCCGCTTGCCTTCATTCTAGGTCGCACCTCGGCCCCGGACACCGTCGAGTACGATTCCCCCGCCCTTCCCAGGCACAGGAGACGGATCAATGCTCACCGGAAAGCGGATCGCCATCATCGGCTCGGGGACCATGGGACGCGCGCTGGCAGGGGGACTCCTGCGTTCCGGCAAGGTGGAACCGGGGCAGCTCGCCTGCACCGCACGAACCCGCCAGACTGCCGACAAGATCTCCGGCGAGCTGGGCCTGCTCTGCACGACCGACAACGCCGAGGCGGCCCGCGGGGCCGACATCGTCGTCCTCTGCCTGAAGCCGAAGGACGTGGCGAAGGCGTGTGACGGGCTGAAGGCGAAGGGTGCGCTCGGCCACGCGCCGCTCCTCGTCTCGATCGCCGCCGGCATCT contains:
- a CDS encoding TetR family transcriptional regulator; the encoded protein is MESGTEWRFALRRSYILPPVKTPRPLREKKKEATRRALLEIGNRLFHKKGFEATTIDEICEAAGVSRRTFFRYFLNKEALVFPHRKERLDRFVEFLVSAPPDERPVATLRRTANAFAREYMANRAQLVAQQKLIQTSPALLAREREIDRDWESAMSRAFRERAGPGHASELRARVFAGAAIGVIRATMRHWFNTDGKEDLARLGEEALACLDRGFSLE
- a CDS encoding aminopeptidase P N-terminal domain-containing protein, translated to MSNAATDLFARRRERFFDRVKEGVAILFATPEQHLGWDTAYRYRPDPDLFYLTGFGEPETVAVLDAGARAYFLFVRPRDRERETWEGRRAGTKGAVKVHGADEAWEVGELEKRLPELIRGSSSLHYAFGIDEKRDLLVASILGRFRREARIPQRGPVAVNDVTDVIHELRLRKEPEEVALMERAAAIAAVAHDEAREMARPGRMEYEVEAAIARRFRTEGASGPSYETIVASGPNATTLHYVENDRKIEDGDLVLVDAGCEYEGYASDITRTFPASGHFRPEQEAVYRVVLAAQHAAIAKVRPGGRFQDVHDAAVEVLIDGLFELGLLSGKRKKAVEKGDYTRFYMHRTSHWLGMDVHDRGRYHDAKGEWRLLEPGMVLTVEPGLYIRPDEKKVPASFLGIGVRIEDDVLVTAEGHRILTSAAPKSVEAMCAPAEKRTTRKVKAGPKASAKPGKA
- a CDS encoding RluA family pseudouridine synthase — translated: MDNTRIVRRLAALYPAETASRLKRSVIEGQVTVNGAVVDDPGALVTEKDTVVFDPNRKVRRKVDTSLTILYQDDDAVAVVKPAGLLTHPTEAKEKDSLLSRVSSWAAKAGKGRAYVGVVHRLDKETSGALVFARSRKAMVSLQAQLRAHTVDRRYVAVVEGNLAGDQGTFDWPILEEGERRKRVARDGETGIKAVTDWKVLERFGIATLVEARLRTGRTHQIRIHFSHAGHPLVGDQVYRDPKKPGFPIPFKRQALHAGHLGWEKPDGGKVSVSTPPARDFEELLSELRKRKAKAGRSGKPGAPGPSKKR
- a CDS encoding OmpA family protein, producing MTKLNRAALVGVAVLVTGAFGCATTKTVDEKIAAATAKTDQKIETVETQVEDLQTKQKATEAKVDAQGQEIAKLSQSAQEALKRAQEAGILAKGKVVFEQTFTEDRVKFRSGSAELNDDAKVALDEFAVKVKELARPVWMEIQGHTDSTGTDEINDALGEKRAESVRRYLARTHKLAIQRMTTISYGDTLPADTGKGNKARAANRRVVLVVLE
- a CDS encoding VWA domain-containing protein encodes the protein MATPQRAAADVSVGYVLVPFVVTDRKGRPIGDLREKDVTLLADGVPVAYDLFQGSGDAPVSYAVLLDGSGSMGLGGKMEGAWAALETLAATRVPGDDFALFVFAEGEVKEIVGFTEDAGRIVAAARQVKPWGKTAFRDALARMPEKSLQGKNGSRAIVLLSDGIDNDSRITEPELAKMMEGVEVPVFPLGLRSPGALMQPLPGMTVEWMLDIDVLSHIARITGGRMAVVDDPAQLPARILDIQKDLRSQYLIGFSPTGLGPVRYRRLTLRVAGPARPVRVRAGYRGSDPPALGPRSSGTK
- the ndk gene encoding nucleoside-diphosphate kinase; this translates as MEKTFAIIKPDAVEAKNAGKILARMEAEGFRVVAMKFHRITKGEAEGFYAEHAGKGFFGSLVAYMTSGPVFVAVLERENAVAHWRAVMGATNPANADEGTIRKEFGQSIERNASHGSANLADAAREVTFFFSQAELL
- the sucD gene encoding succinate--CoA ligase subunit alpha, whose protein sequence is MASWLSTDTKVLVQGLTGREGKFHALAGRDYGTQVVAGVTPGKGGTDVEGIPVFNTVHEAVEKTGANASLLFVPPPAAADGIMEAADAGVALVIAITEGIPVNDMIRVKAFLADRPNVRLVGPNCPGVIRPSAKVKLGIMPARIHRPGKVGIVSRSGTLTYEAVGQTTALGLGQSTCIGIGGDPVNGTNFIDCLEMFKDDPETEAIIMIGEIGGSAEEEAAAWIQANLKKPVASFIAGRTAPPGRRMGHAGAIISGGKGTATEKVAALRAAGVLVADSPALIGETLLKAIKG
- the sucC gene encoding ADP-forming succinate--CoA ligase subunit beta → MKVHEYQAKEILRRYGVPTPTGRVTDSPEEARQIAKDLGGKAVVKAQIHAGGRGKGGGVKLAKSPDEAFEAAKAIIGMQLVTHQTGPEGRKVKKVLVEAAADIAQELYLGITLDRAIGKPVLMASKFGGMEIEEVAHKDPTAILKEPFDAIAGLQPFQARKVAYALGLTGETHKKAVPFLLALAKAYVETDCSLAEINPLMITGSGDVVALDAKMNFDDNALFRHLDIKEYRDLDEEDPLEVEASKFNLNYIKLDGNVGCMVNGAGLAMSTMDIIQYAGGSPANFLDVGGGANEEQVRNAMRIILSDPNVKGVLINIFGGIMRCDIIASGVVKAVKEIGCTIPVVVRLEGTNVEEGKAILRDSGLAVIPADGMKDAAEKIIAAVAKGGN